Within the bacterium genome, the region ACGCGGGTCGGCTCCCCGCAGTAGGCCCGGTCTTGCGGCTGACCGCCGGCCACCACGTGGGCGGCGAGCTGGTTGTCGCGACCCATCTCCACGTTGTCGTGAATCACGGAGTGCGGGCCAATCACGGTCCCGGACCCGACAACGGTGTTTGCTCCAACCACGGCGTAGGCGCCTATCTCAACGCCATCTTCCAGGCGCGCGCTCGCATGCACGATCGCGGTCGGATGCACGACGACACCCACGGAACCGGTGCTAGGATCGCGCATCGTCGTCCACCCGCGGATCCGCCTGCCCCACCGTCTCGGCCTCTACCGAGAAGAAGAACGTCAGCGTCCCTTCGGCAACGAGATTACCGTCCACGCGTGCCTCGGCCTGAACCTTCAGGAACCTGCCCCGGTGCTTGACGAGATCCACGCGGACAACCATCTGGTCGCCGGGCACCACGCGGCGGCGGAACCGAACGCCGTCTATGGCCCCGAAGTAGGCGAGACGTCCGCGCAGTTCGGGGTCGTCCAGCACCAGGCAGGCGGCGACCTGCGCCATCGTCTCGACCACGAGCACGCCCGGCATCACCGGATGGCCGGGAATGTGGC harbors:
- the fabZ gene encoding 3-hydroxyacyl-ACP dehydratase FabZ; translation: MRKEAGMWDIEKIQKVMPHRYPFLLVDRIIALDPGRSITGIKNVTINEPFFVGHIPGHPVMPGVLVVETMAQVAACLVLDDPELRGRLAYFGAIDGVRFRRRVVPGDQMVVRVDLVKHRGRFLKVQAEARVDGNLVAEGTLTFFFSVEAETVGQADPRVDDDARS